One Cucurbita pepo subsp. pepo cultivar mu-cu-16 chromosome LG11, ASM280686v2, whole genome shotgun sequence DNA window includes the following coding sequences:
- the LOC111805036 gene encoding nitrate regulatory gene2 protein-like: MGCSMSKLEDEEAVKLCKDRKSFIKQAVEQRRLFACGHLAYIQSLKRVSAALREYVDGYEPREQLLDSFITPPYTSVKKTSPGFISITPNSFSTLPIESKPNRVVRVNYLRSGGNGAVSVEERPQSPETVRVQSYSPMNQYGFDGFFPMQSSPMNSSFFSYSPNNRPNIPPPSPEHSQWDFFWNPFSSLDNYGYPSNIGLNHMAIDDEIRGLRQVREEEGIPELEEDETEQEDNSNRVNVTEERTRGSQSCCREEVVVEDVDEDEEDEDDDEDEDEDEEETNNGSEMDLEPEGKIDVSRLQNAGPIASTSQESGVADPESKEETPGFTVYVNRKPTSMAEVIKELEAQFIAVCNSANEVSALLEARKAPYMATSNEPSAMKMLNPVALFRSTSSRSSSSRFLISSSATKDESAYESNGNVSEESSSFSHSHQSTLDRLYAWEKKLYQEVRSGEKIRIAYEKKCNQLRNQDVKGDDPSSVEKTRSAMRGLHTQIKVSIHSVEAVAKRIETLRDEELQPQLLELVQGLARMWKVMAKCHQLQKRALDEAKLLLAGIPSKSDSRKLSSAPVIEPTWLARASANLEIELRNWRSCFESWITSQRSYVHAITGWLLRCVNSDSSDTTKPPFSPRRSNASALPIFGLCIQWKRFLDDVQEKAVLDGLDFFAAGMGSLHAQQQQRDDPHRVRVGSKRFEESGGNMEMVEFGKVEEVMSGEKMAEVAIRVLCAGLSFAMSSLTEFAISSADGYSDLLKKMPKGDSSQMAQ, encoded by the exons ATGGGATGTTCCATGTCAAAGCTGGAAGATGAAGAGGCAGTTAAACTTTGTAAAGATCGGAAGAGTTTTATCAAACAAGCTGTTGAGCAGAGGAGATTATTTGCTTGTGGACATCTAGCCTACATTCAGTCATTGAAACGAGTATCTGCCGCTCTTCGTGAGTATGTCGATGGATACGAGCCTCGTGAGCAGTTGTTAGATTCATTCATTACACCTCCTTACACATCTGTAAAGAAAACAAGTCCTGGTTTTATATCCATAACGCCGAATTCGTTCTCGACGCTTCCTATCGAATCTAAACCGAATAGAGTGGTGAGAGTAAATTACCTTAGATCAGGAGGGAATGGGGCAGTTTCTGTAGAAGAGAGACCTCAATCACCTGAAACTGTGAGAGTTCAATCTTATTCACCAATGAATCAGTATGGATTTGATGGCTTCTTCCCAATGCAATCCTCACCAATGAATTCCTCATTCTTCTCTTATTCTCCTAACAACAGACCAAATATCCCTCCCCCATCACCCGAACATTCGCAATGGGACTTTTTCTGGAACCCGTTTTCGTCTTTGGATAACTATGGCTACCCCTCGAACATTGGTCTCAATCATATGGCAATCGACGATGAGATACGAGGGCTAAGACAagttagagaagaagaagggattCCTGAactggaagaagatgaaaccGAGCAGGAAGACAATAGCAATAGAGTAAACGTCACTGAAGAAAGAACACGAGGGAGCCAAAGTTGTTGTAGAGAGGAAGTTGTTGTTGAGGACGTGGATGAGGACGAAGAAGACGAGGATGACGATGAGGACGAGGATGAGGACGAGGAGGAAACAAACAATGGAAGTGAGATGGATCTTGAACCGGAAGGGAAGATTGATGTATCAAGGCTCCAGAATGCTGGACCTATTGCAAGTACAAGCCAAGAATCGGGGGTAGCCGATCCCGAATCCAAGGAAGAAACACCGGGTTTTACTGTTTATGTGAACCGAAAACCGACGAGCATGGCAGAGGTAATCAAAGAACTGGAAGCTCAGTTTATAGCAGTTTGCAATTCAGCAAATGAGGTCTCAGCACTTTTAGAGGCTAGAAAAGCTCCATATATGGCCACTTCAAATGAACCTTCAG CAATGAAAATGTTGAACCCAGTAGCTCTATTCCGCTCGACTTCATCTCGTTCTTCCTCATCGAGATTTCTAATCAGCTCTTCAGCAACTAAGGACGAAAGTGCTTACGAGAGCAATGGCAACGTATCGGAAGAATCCAGCTCATTTTCACACAGTCATCAATCGACATTGGATCGATTATATGCTTGGGAGAAAAAGCTCTACCAGGAAGTGAGG TCTGGAGAAAAGATTCGAATCGCGTACGAGAAGAAATGTAATCAACTCAGGAACCAAGATGTAAAAGGCGACGATCCATCTTCAGTGGAAAAAACAAGATCTGCCATGAGAGGTCTCCATACTCAGATAAAGGTTTCGATTCACTCAGTTGAAGCTGTGGCGAAAAGAATCGAAACTTTAAGAGATGAAGAGTTGCAGCCTCAACTTCTAGAATTGGTTCAAGG GTTAGCAAGGATGTGGAAAGTAATGGCAAAATGCCATCAATTACAGAAGCGAGCTTTAGATGAAGCAAAGCTTCTACTCGCCGGTATACCGTCGAAGTCAGACAGTAGAAAGCTCTCTTCAGCTCCGGTCATTGAGCCAACTTGGTTAGCGCGTGCATCAGCCAATCTCGAGATAGAGCTCAGGAACTGGCGAAGCTGTTTCGAGTCATGGATCACTTCTCAGCGATCCTATGTGCACGCAATAACTGGATGGCTCCTCCGGTGTGTAAATTCGGATTCCTCCGACACTACGAAGCCTCCATTTTCACCTCGTAGATCGAATGCATCTGCACTTCCAATATTTGGACTTTGCATCCAATGGAAGAGGTTCTTGGATGACGTTCAAGAGAAGGCAGTGCTAGACGGGCTCGACTTCTTTGCTGCTGGAATGGGGTCGCTCCATGCACAACAACAGCAAAGAGACGACCCTCACCGCGTTCGAGTTGGGTCGAAGAGATTCGAAGAATCAGGGGGGAACATGGAGATGGTAGAGTTTGGGAAGGTTGAAGAGGTGATGAGTGGAGAAAAAATGGCGGAAGTAGCCATAAGGGTGCTGTGTGCTGGGCTGTCATTTGCTATGAGCTCACTGACTGAATTTGCTATCAGTTCTGCGGATGGATATAGTGATCTTCTTAAGAAAATGCCAAAAGGAGACAGCAGCCAAATGGCACAATAG